Genomic segment of Tiliqua scincoides isolate rTilSci1 chromosome 1, rTilSci1.hap2, whole genome shotgun sequence:
GGCACTCCATTCAGTGGTCTGGACCAAGCAGTTGGCACGCATCAGGGATGGGTCAGGGCCATACGTGTCTTCCAGTCTGTAAGCTAAAGagcagaggaaagaaaaagggaTTAGATTCTAGCACCACGAAGAAGAGGCTCAGGCTCATAGGACACCACAGGAACACACAGAGTTGAATTATCCTACATGTCCCCATTTATGCCAATGCAACTCCAGAAGGTGCTCGACGGAGGGCACCAACACAGCAAAGCCAAGGCTGTTAAGACAACTCCAGCTCACCAGCAAGGGCAGGTCCGACTGCGGTCTGTTCTTTGTCCTTGGGCTCATCGCACACCCATTCCTCGCAGCATTTGCCTGGCAGCTTCACTCTTCGCGGGTAGGGGCAGTCTGGGCTGGGCAGGCGAACATCCATGCTGCACAGGGGCACGCAACCCACAGCTCCATCCAGGCAGGTGCACTGATATTTGCAGCTGCTCTGGAAGGACTCTCCACTTCGGTACACCATGCCTCCGAACACACAGGGGGCGCCGTCCCTTGCTACAAAGAGAAGAGAGCAGTCCTTCCTGAAAACTGCCAAAAAATCCTATCCAGGTGCCTACCCACAAGCAAGAAGGGGGCTAAACTAATGGCATTTGGGGTGTCAGCGGTCTCTGGTCCTTgggtaccccctccccacttcagctcaggcagggctgctgaaACTTGGATAGCTGCAGCAGGGCAGCAATTCAACAGGTCATGCTTTCCCCTGCAGGGTGGAGAAGATCTGGACAGGCTAACCTCCTGCACCAAGGCAGTTTCCCCtatagcctaaggctgcaatcctatccacaagtacctaggagtaagtcccatggactctaatgggacttacttctgagtagacatgccgaggATTGGGCTCGAAGGCTGCTGTCCTagactcactttcctgggagtaagccccattgtaagccctagtggaacttacttctgagtagacctgcataggcttgggctttaagCCCCAGAAGGCATGCGAGTGCCAGAACCAGAACCGCTCACGTCCCTGCTGCACCCTGGAGGTGACGGGAACGACCCCCGGCCGGCGGTACTCACCGGTGCACACTCCGATCTTGCGGTTGGCGGGGGAGCCGAAGTCGCAGAAGAGCCCCTTGTGGGGGTCGCAGGGGTCCCGCTCGGTGCAGAGCTCGCCCAGCTGCTTGGCACACACCCGGCAGCAGCCGCAGCCGTCTGGCACCAGGCTCACCCCGGGCGGGCACTGGGGAGGCGCGGCTGCACACTGGCACTGCCCGCTGCAGTCCTGGCTGGCCGCCTGCTGGGGAGAGAGGGGCACAGGGGGGTGTGAGCAGACGCGGGCAGGACGCCGGGCAAGACCCGCCACCCACCCCAGCCAGGCGCGGGGCTGCACTTACGCGGCCGGAGAGGGCGAGCAGGAGCGGCAGGGCGCAAAGGAGGCGGCGGAGTGCcatcctgtgctgctgctgctggcggagGGCGAGAGGCGCTGCGGAGGCTGCTTGGCGAGGGTGTCCTGGGCTGACGGCTGCCTTCGTCCCCTGGAAGCAGAGCGCCGCTCGTCTGAGTCCCGAGGAGGCAGCCCGGCGGCTTTTATCCCCTCCCGGCTGCCCGCGCGCGCCAATGGGCTGAATGGAGTCCTACACAAACAGCCACATTCCTGACATTCCTCTCCACCTTCCTGCCTCATCAACTCACACCGGATTGAGCCTGACCCCTTGACACTCGCATTCCTCCGTCTgctgcaggctggctggctggctggcgcacAAGAAAGGCGCTGTCTTGGCCCGGGAGGGGGCAGCTCCCAGCCCAGtttcttcccaccaccaccacaggccTGATTTATGGGGCTTCCAAGCTGGGGAAgagcctctccctcctcctcttctccaagGGCTCCACCTGGATTCTACCCACACTGGGTGTCCAGCCCACCTCCAAATCACAGCTGAGGACACCCCACTACGgggattttccacctttttcgtctcctggcacactgacaaggcacaaaaatggccAAGGCGTGCCATCAGTTTGTGAACCATTGACGAGGcatgccggtggggggctcacaacccccaataaCCCTACTAAATAAAtgactagaaaagaggtgcctgaggggggcacgactgaggcatacaaaatcatgcgggggatggatggagtggatagagacactcttttctctctcatttaacaccagaaccaggggacatccactaaaattgagtgttgggagagctagaacagacaaaagaaaatatttctttacccagcgtgtagttagtctgtggaactccttgccacaggtagtGGTGATAGTGtcctgcctagatgcctttaagaggggattggacaaatttctggaggaaaagtccattgggTGTtacatgataggtatgtgcaagctcctgattttagaaattggctacctcagaatgccatgtgcaggggagggcaccaggacacaggttgtgtcttgctgtcttttgtgctccctgaagcatttggtggggtgagatacagaagctggacggAACCTGGACACAGTACAGAAGCTGGACGGTGatatacagaagctggactagatgggcgtttggcctgatccagggggctcttcttatgttcttatgaccctcccccgaactcctgcagcacacccacagaccattcatggcacaccagcgtgccatggcacagtggttgaaaatggctgctctacaacAAAGAGAGAAAGCAGCGATGTTCTTGATTTCTTGAAAAGTAATAgttagaaacctttattggcatacagtcaTCTCTATCTACCTGAAAAGTATTATGATTTTTTATCTGTTTCCCAGCAAAGATTACGTTTCAGTCACCACCAGCGCCGAGTGAGGTTCATTAGGGAAGCAGAAATGACTAAGGGCAGCTTCCCCCCTTCAAATGCACAGGATCCAAGAAACCACTTGTCAAGCCTGTTGTAAAGTTGGATTTTCCTTCCAGGAAAATGGAAGGAAGAATATGACACAAATGGAGCTTCCAAACATTATCTCCAACCCATCCAAGTGATTGATTTATTCATTCAGGTTTTCCCACAAATTTCAGATCTTGGTTACAAGGGATTCCACCTATACAAACCTACAGTAATACATTACATCCTTAAATTATAGTTGAGAAAAGCATGATTcagttccctttaaaaaaatgcgATAAAACAAATGTGTTGTTCAGCCCTTAATTTTCGGTCCTTAAAGACACTTGCCCCATCTGAGGCTCAGATGCACTCATGTGCTCAAGATTTGGTGTGGGCTGGTGGCCACATGCCTTACAATAAAAAAAAGATTAGTGTTCACAGAGCGATGCACACTAagaagtctgaggcctccactgAAATTAATGTGCAACACCCATTCATGGTAGCTAGATCTCTGCAGTCTCATGCAAGTTGAacttagactgcaattctaaccctattttcctgagagtaagctccattgaatacaccaggacttactcctgagtagacatgcataggattgtgcccttaattgtgctcccccctccccatgtcctcgaactggtgaccttctaaTGCAATCTTCAgactaatggaggctctaccctctagaccagacctcctgccgaaGATAAAAGTTCCATGCCCTTGAATAGGTGTGGTTTGCATCTCTTCTGTTTCCCAGGGAAACAGTCCCCACCCCCAATATCTAATCCTGCCAGAGAAACAGGTAAGAATGTATTATTTGATTCATTTCCTGTTGTGTGTTGTGACAAGAAGAGAGttcaagtggggggagggaagagtttgCCAGGATCGTTGCTAGGAACAAGCCTgggaatttttcttcttcttcttcttcttatctAGACAAGAAGACACAAGGTTCTAGAAATAAAGGAGCCTGGCTGTTTTCTCCTGGTTTCTTCTGTGATGAGTGACTTTCTGTtgttacataatttttttttcctttccagctTTTCTGTGCAAAGCAGTTATTTGGAGATTTCTTAATATAGCACCTAAACTAATATGTTGTACAGTGTCTGGTTTGCAAGTGACTCTGTGGACTGCTGAATCATACTGGGATATTTTTCCTAATAGGTATTTTCTatgaatagagagagagagagagagggaaagagcctATTTGCCCTGCAATGCTTGGCAAAATCAAGTGAGGCTGAAGCATGGAAGATGTGGCTCTCATTTTTCCCACTGCGTATGTGCTAGTCATTCGTAAGCAACACATTCCACCCTAGCATTTTTCTGCTCCTTGAACTTGCTGTCCTGTCCTCCCTTTGGTGCCTACacaaataaaacatttatttGAAAGAGGGTATTTTAGTGCCATATTTATTTAGGACATTTTCAGCTTGCCCTTCCTAACTCAGCATGGTGTATTTTGTGTCCTGCCAGGACTCAGTGGGGTTAGAGGCAAGTGATGGGGGCAGCATAGATTGGGAGTCAGGTTCCAGGGCTGGCAGACAAGGTTCAAGGCCGGGAGCAGAAGACAGGGTTGACAAGGGTAGGGCCAATCCTTCCATCAAACAACCTGAAGCATGTTATATAGGATGGTGAATTTGGGGCAGTGACAAATGTTGAGGTGCCTTCTGCCTGCTTACTCACTCGCTCTCCCTGCTGGCTACCACTGCTGGAGAGAACAGTCAAAGAGACCTTCTTCGTAGGGAAGATGCTAGCAACCCAACTTTATGAGctgcattctcctcttccttgccCTTCCCTCCTACTTTTGAAATTTGAATGCACTGTGTCTCACTGTCTCTCATCGTCACCTGTCCCTCAAAAGCGTTATGAAGCTAATATGCTACTATAAGAATGGTTGGTCCTCAAGCTAGGAGAATTCACCAGTTGCTGGGGGGCTCAGACTCATTTAAAAAACTCTTTTTGACATTCCTATGGCCAGTACAACTCACATACACTGTGCTACCCAACCTTGTTGGCCTGCACTCAAATGAAAGTGCCTTTGTAATGGAACAGGAGACTCTGTGGCATTCTCTTAATCCAGTTTACTCTGTTACACTGAGAAGCCAACAAGCTTTGAGTCAAGCGGATTGGCATCCTGACCTTAGAAACATGTACTTGGAGGccttattgatttcagtgagagttATTTCCAAACAAATGCAGTTAGGGTGTTAGTCCCATTAGCTATTAGCTCAAATCCAAGTATTTCACTTAACTCGGTTGTGTGTCAGGCCATAAGCATCTTCATCAAACAACGGTGAAACGCTTAGAAACGCTTTTTCTAAGCGGTGATTTTTCTAAGGCCCCCATGGCGTGCAGTATTTGCCTTTCTGTTGTATCTGGTGGCCAGTGAATGGCAGCATTTTGATTCATTAGAACTAGTTCCCTCAAGGATGTATGTGGGCTTTCTGTTATGTGAGACaatcttaccctgcacatgcctgatctcgtctgatcctggaagctaagcaggttcaggcctggttagtacttggatgggagacctcctgggaatactggctgctgaagtcttataccatagtttttcgagactgaaggttgccaaccactgcaaGGGTAGTTTGGGCTCTTTGAGATGAATGAACTGGATGACCTTTAGGTCTCTTGATGACCCTCAAACATATAGATCTGTAGCATTTTTAGAGATGTCCTTATGTAGGCCCTGCtcttgcccattcatttccaacaGGTCAGACACAGAAGATATTTCCAGTGACTTATGCTTCACTCTCCCTCTTTCCTCCTTTCCTAGCACAACATAATACCGGATACAGCTTCTTTCCAAGACCACATTGGTTTTGAATAAAAATCTCCcttttaacagaaaaaaaatgttctcatttgtaaaaaaaaaaaaaaaagatcccctAAAAAGGAGTTATGGTAAGTAGTACCCATTTCCAAATGTATGAGGCATCCCAAGGCCTATATTTACTTGAATGACTGCAAGCAAAAGGCTGCATTTacccacttctgagtaaataataGACACACCAAACTATGTACAACATGCTTACGAAAATGGAAACATCACCAGGTAAACAGAATACCGCTTTAAAAATGCCCAAATATGGTAAGCGGCCATTGGAAAGAGAAGGCTGGGGCAATGCTGAAGATCCCAAGTTGGAAAGCTGCTGTTATTCATCAGTGGAGATGAACTGATGATCAGTAACTCTGCAGGCAATTGCTTCACGCAGTGAAGGACTGTTATGTACACTGTATCATCAGGGATGTTTCTGCTGGAGGGACCCAAAGGCAAAGCAGTCACTGTGCCAAACCACCTGTGAAGGGGGTCAGCAAAAAAATGAAGGTTGCTGGTGGATTTCAGATTTTGACTGCTTTTAAAATGCCTCAGAGGAAGTAATGGGTGGGGAAAGCATGGGCAGGTGCACGAATGTGTGCATGGGCTCAAGAAGACAGCACTGCATACTATCTTTCGTAAAGCTGATCTAGAAcagagtgaatgaaggtcttatacATTTAGCAAACAAGATCTTTGTAATGTCACTGAGAAAAATATTAAATTCCAAATAGGGTATCACTTATATAGTACTTATAATACTTATACAGACAGCAGGACACTTCAGAGTCTGTTTTCATCAGGCTCACTGCAGCCTGATGAAATACTATTCCTATTTTTTATGTGTGAAAAAGAAGGAAGCAGCTTGTCTATCACCACATAGTAAACCCATGCCAGGGCTAAGATTTATGTCTGTTGTGCAAATACAAGCTTACGTCTTGCTCACTTAACATTCTTCAATGCCTAGCTGAATGTGTGACATGATTGCATTGTAAAGAGGTCATACTGAATGATATCAAAGTTTATTTGAATCTGTGGTGATGTCTTTACACATGCTGTAGTTACAAAGTGATGATATGAATCATTTGAAAGTCTTGTAACCTAGATCACAGTGCTACCATCTATCTTGtctgattttccctatcctgctgactacgccaatttgtcccatccaaatattccaactcccttctaatgtccactttttggctaattaacaccccctcttatctctagaaacaacagctgtggtgtacaaaggaatgaacacagaactccttatctatagcaattaacaagaatttattgctacaagcACAGACATTCCTGCaaatcctcttgtccagaggctttccttccccataactccacttaacttagtgggtaaaggtccaaagcctccagtccaagtccaatccaatctccaaagcacagtccagtcttcccaatccagtcttctgcagcagagtccctcctctccagcagtgtcctttccagcagagtgtctcctccagcagggtcctggcagtcctctcttctgtgttctccagcagagtcctggcagtcccatTCTCCCGTAGGTCCTGGTAAGTCTGGGTCTGGGGTACCTCTGGTCAGATTCCCTCTGagtcaggtagctttgctccttctgaagttgccttttatccttgtatgtcccactgagtccaaattaggctcatttgagccatctcttcagtccatgtccattcaaagtcccatcaaggtcaaatgaagctcaggtgtccaaccaggtctccattggccttgattgattacagctgtggagccagccctgcccttcccagagctgtcaaacagctgtcaaaacatggaatcgctgtcaacaccacatcatccacctgatgatcttctgatcttccattacaccatcCCATGATCACGCAGCAAAGAAGGCCATCTACGGCTCATGGTTTTTACTTTGGTTTGCAGTGTGGATGCCATACAAGCAGATCCATGTATTGCTCAGAAAAAAACAATCATTTCAACTTGATTTttgcaaagaaaaatattttgacCCTAATTTGATCTGCGCTACATGGTTTGTGTGATGCGATCAGCATGAAATCCAGTCATTCCTGGCTCAACATTGTTTTACTCCAAACAGTTTAGAAATGACTCATCACACCTGCTTTGTATGGATGGGGTAATGACAAAACAGAAAAGGCAGCAGCTTTTGCTAATGTCAGCCTTGGTTTGCCTTGTCTTATGGATTGATGGCATGCCACTGTTTCAAGAAATACAGATTGTCATTGATACGGAGGATTGCTAAAAATGGATTAATTTTGACTTACATGCAGGTGTTTATACAGCAGCTCCTTTTCAGACAGTATATTTTTTCTGGTAAAATAAGGAATTCACTACATTGGCAACCCAGTTGTGTTGACACAGCTATACATGGAATGTGTATGTGTCGACATTAGCTTCAATTGGGTAAGTCTTGTGAAAAAATACAGGTGTGGATATGTGGAATTCTTTCTTTTATGTTtatcctttttctttttggtccttttttttctttctttcttgatgtcttcccccctttccccaaagaAGTCACTTGATCAAGTATCAGACATACTGAAAAACCTGGCAGGACTGCAGGAAAGTGGCTAGACTCGGAGTGTTTGTGTACTTAACGAAAGAATCTTGCACATTTTCAACCTCCAGTCACAGCTATTTTCTTATAAGAGCCACTGGAGGTCTGAGCCAGCCCTCAAAGCGGAAATCAAAGGCTCTCAGAGAAACACACCCGAAGAATGTGAACCTGATCCAAGAGCTGTACGCAATGCTCACACAGGACTGTGCGCCTTAAAGGAAGTCTCGCCGTATATGGAGATCTGTAGCCGGAGCGATTCATCATCCTGAtgggcctgtgggctgggctgcAGATGCTTCAAGCTGGCCTCAGCTTTAACTATGTACAATAATTCCTCTCCCTAAAAACTTGCCAGCATATTCCCCCCTGCCACAAATGTTTAATAAATATTAACTTGCGCTCCTAAGGGATCCTGCTTGACCATACATTAAATGTGTATTTACCTAAAGTGCTGATTCCAGGCTCGGCTTGCTATTCTGCCTGGAAATGAAGTACAAATAAAGTAGCTTGACTTTATATCCGGAATTTGCTTctcttgtgtttattttttttaaagttcattcACTGGTTTGTTCAATATCAGCTATGtcgaactctctctctctctctctctctctctctctctctctctctctctctctcctgcagaggTATTGGAAATGTCCAGATTTATACAACAAAGTTGAGATTTTTGGAAATCTCAGGATTTCCCCCTAGCTTTGTCACCCTGGGGTGCCATTTAAGGAGAGTGGGGCATAGTTTGTTTCAGACAACATGTAATTATTTCTTAGGAGCAGTTATATTTCTGGCTATTATAGGTGTAAAAAGTCACTTTTCTCCTAGAAAAAGGTGTAATATAGGTAATTATTTCTTAGGAGCAGTTATATTTCTGGCTATTATAGGTGTAAAAAGTCACTTTTCTCCTAGAAAAAGGTGTAAAATAGGTGTAAAAAGTCACTAATTCTCCTAGaatatgccatttttaaaaacatttcctcTTAAATATATCCAAGGGAAGACTCTAGTCTAAGCCTTCCTGTGAATATGGCTAGTACCAGCAGCCCACAGAAACCTGAGCTAGAGATGTCAGTCCCTTTAAGTAAACATTGTTGCTCATATTAGCAAAAGCTATATGCTGGGCCTCAGTTCATTTATGCTGGTGTAGGGCAACAGAAGATGGGAATCCAATGTTCTCATCAAGTCAGTGAGATATGAACTTGCTAGTTAGCATATCCTGCCCATATCAATACCAGCAAGGAATGAGTGAAACAAGCAGGTTTTGCTCTGTGAGAATGCAAAACTTTGAAGTCCACAGCAGCATTGATTCTGCAAGCCCACTCAACTGAGCTGATCTGACGCTGGTTCTTTTTGTATCCAGGTGTAACAGGCTTGGAAGAAGACTAAATAGAGGACTTTCAACTCTGGCATCTACTTCCTTTTCTGATCTCACACAGAGGTGTTTTATTGGCTCAGAGTCACACAGTATGGCTCATCTGTTTACTCAGACCTTTTTGGAAATGGTTGTGATAACTACAGAAGGTGTGACACTGTTGTACACTGTTTGGAAATACACCCACAATTGCAGAGGGCAAAAGACAAAGTGTAGCTCTTGAAATGAAACCCACTTAATGACTGCAATAGAATAGTAGTATGAACATTAAGCAATATATTTCTATAATCCTCTGCCCGTCTCGTCTGGAAGAGATTCCACTTTTGATTTGTTTTGAAGTCTAAACAATTAGAACTTCCTTCTTGATCTGCAgatgtgtgtgtgaaattttAGTAACTTGCCCCGCACTTGGAAGCATCTTCTCAGTTACACGAGGGAAATCTGATTAATTGTATATAATTTGTCACAAATGCCCCAGTCTCACAGGAGGAAATGCAGGTGCCAGACCAGTTCGTGTCGCACAGTCATACTTTCTCTTGTATTAAGTGACACGGAAACCATTTTGGGATTGAGGagctttacagcctaatcctgtgcttcccagcgcccaggtctgcagcagtgccaaaatggtgactgctgcatcccaaggggctgggGAGCTACTTGGAGTAAGGTAGCGTAAGTTCCCTGTGTAATCCCCagatggccccaatgggtctccttggatatgcACCCACTATTTGGACGCAGATTCAGGAAGACCCGTGTTGGGTCTCCCTGGCCGGGAGGGGAATTAGGATATGACAGCAGGGCCTGCCGgcttctccaccccctcctgcaacaTTCCCTTccccgccatgccttccccctgcctgctcccaccacagaacgcctcctccacaGATTTACCAGTCTGCCACCCGCCGCTCGCCCAGAGGTCCAGGCGGCAATCATTGCTCCTTCGCCTGGTACTGGCTCAGTGCGGGCTCATGCTAAGCCAGTGCTTGCACCAGCCCGGCAGGAACTGTTGccatatggcacgtttgtgacactgtgtGCAGGTGCTGGGCCTACGTGGGCCCATTTGGATCAAGCTCTTACTCCCTCCACCTTGCCAGAACATTTGAGCAGCAAACAGCAGTTTGAgggcagttgtgtgtgtgtgtgtgtgtgtgtgtgtgtgtgtgtgtgtgtgaacctcACAGTGGTCCTGATATGGATACCCCTCCCAACAGTGTATGCCACATACATTGGTAGTATTAGGTCTGGCTccaggcttgtggggggggggggcatttggtgAAGTGCCTTTTGGTACATACCCTTCTACTTTGGTGGACTtccctaagattttttttttggggggggggggaaatgc
This window contains:
- the CCN2 gene encoding CCN family member 2 isoform X1; amino-acid sequence: MALRRLLCALPLLLALSGRQAASQDCSGQCQCAAAPPQCPPGVSLVPDGCGCCRVCAKQLGELCTERDPCDPHKGLFCDFGSPANRKIGVCTARDGAPCVFGGMVYRSGESFQSSCKYQCTCLDGAVGCVPLCSMDVRLPSPDCPYPRRVKLPGKCCEEWVCDEPKDKEQTAVGPALAAYRLEDTYGPDPSLMRANCLVQTTEWSACSKTCGMGISTRVTNDNAFCRLEKQSRLCMVRPCEADLEESIKKGKKCIRTPKISKPIKFELSGCTSVKTYRAKFCGVCTDGRCCTPHRTATLPVEFKCPDGEVMKKRMMFIKTCACHYNCPGDNDIFESVYYRKMYGDMA
- the CCN2 gene encoding CCN family member 2 isoform X2, whose product is MALRRLLCALPLLLALSGRAASQDCSGQCQCAAAPPQCPPGVSLVPDGCGCCRVCAKQLGELCTERDPCDPHKGLFCDFGSPANRKIGVCTARDGAPCVFGGMVYRSGESFQSSCKYQCTCLDGAVGCVPLCSMDVRLPSPDCPYPRRVKLPGKCCEEWVCDEPKDKEQTAVGPALAAYRLEDTYGPDPSLMRANCLVQTTEWSACSKTCGMGISTRVTNDNAFCRLEKQSRLCMVRPCEADLEESIKKGKKCIRTPKISKPIKFELSGCTSVKTYRAKFCGVCTDGRCCTPHRTATLPVEFKCPDGEVMKKRMMFIKTCACHYNCPGDNDIFESVYYRKMYGDMA